A stretch of Chitinophagaceae bacterium DNA encodes these proteins:
- a CDS encoding four helix bundle protein, with protein sequence MHTLEDLEVYDLSQDFSDPIWFMVDKWENFAKFGIGKQMTAAADSISANKAEGYGRFFIKENINFCFYSRGSILETKNWLQKSARRNLVDKEEYDILVNLLEIIHEKLNGYIKVLKENLNKQKKD encoded by the coding sequence ATGCATACCCTTGAAGATCTGGAAGTTTATGACCTTTCCCAGGATTTTAGTGACCCGATATGGTTTATGGTAGATAAATGGGAAAATTTTGCGAAGTTTGGTATTGGGAAACAAATGACTGCAGCAGCAGATTCTATTTCAGCGAATAAAGCAGAAGGATATGGACGTTTTTTTATAAAAGAGAATATTAATTTTTGCTTTTACAGCAGGGGTTCAATTTTGGAGACAAAAAACTGGCTGCAAAAATCGGCCAGAAGAAATTTAGTTGATAAAGAAGAATATGATATTCTGGTGAATCTTTTGGAAATAATCCATGAAAAATTGAACGGGTATATCAAAGTACTGAAAGAGAATCTGAATAAACAAAAAAAGGACTGA
- the fabD gene encoding ACP S-malonyltransferase has translation MAHAYIFPGQGSQFSGMGKNLYDSDPFSKDLFEQANEILGFRISDIMFNGSDEDLKQTNVTQPAVFLHSVIAFKTLPDARPGMVAGHSLGEFSALVANGALSFENALMLVSIRAQAMQRACEMNPSTMAAVLALADEKVEEICKAVTTETGEVVVPANYNCPGQLVISGTIKGIDIACERMKAAGAKRALVLPVGGAFHSPLMMPAKEELAAAIDATHFNHPSCPVYQNVVARAVTDAAEIKRNLIDQLTGAVKWTQSVQAMIAGGAKQFTEAGPGKVLQGLVLKINKEMQVDGVS, from the coding sequence ATGGCTCATGCATATATATTCCCCGGGCAGGGATCCCAGTTCAGCGGAATGGGAAAGAACCTATACGACTCAGATCCTTTTTCAAAAGACCTGTTTGAACAGGCAAATGAGATACTTGGTTTCCGGATATCGGATATCATGTTCAATGGCTCGGATGAGGACCTGAAGCAGACCAATGTTACGCAACCGGCCGTATTCCTGCATTCCGTGATCGCTTTTAAAACATTGCCTGATGCCAGGCCGGGAATGGTGGCGGGCCATTCCCTGGGAGAATTTTCAGCACTGGTGGCAAACGGCGCCCTTAGTTTTGAAAATGCATTGATGCTTGTTTCGATCAGGGCACAGGCCATGCAGCGGGCCTGCGAAATGAACCCTTCCACCATGGCAGCGGTGCTGGCACTGGCCGATGAAAAAGTAGAAGAGATATGCAAGGCCGTAACTACTGAAACAGGCGAAGTGGTAGTTCCTGCAAATTATAATTGCCCGGGCCAGCTGGTCATAAGCGGAACCATTAAAGGAATTGATATTGCCTGTGAACGGATGAAAGCCGCCGGTGCAAAAAGAGCGCTGGTCTTGCCGGTAGGTGGCGCTTTTCATTCACCACTGATGATGCCGGCGAAAGAAGAATTGGCAGCTGCCATTGATGCCACCCATTTCAACCATCCTTCCTGCCCGGTTTACCAGAATGTGGTGGCAAGGGCAGTAACCGATGCCGCAGAAATAAAGCGGAATTTAATTGACCAGTTGACCGGTGCGGTTAAATGGACGCAGAGTGTTCAGGCCATGATCGCAGGCGGTGCAAAACAATTCACAGAGGCCGGACCGGGAAAAGTGCTGCAGGGGCTGGTTTTGAAAATAAATAAAGAAATGCAGGTTGACGGGGTGAGTTAG
- a CDS encoding gliding motility-associated C-terminal domain-containing protein codes for MLMQGGIVADECNNVFVGSSNGIIKVFNFNGSAFDDNAAPDISITGNPSAAVYDLAYDQGKNLLYACGNGFVASYDLSSYCTIAVYNINLNSDCSSLSVTASVDPAPPTGSVVTYELYDGAVLVSSNTTGIFTGLTAGKNYRIIAVINQSCSGTRAVKDFTTAAPPLLKVNNPAGICGVSTVDLTDPAITAGSAPGLTFTYWLDAAATIPHPDPTKTKAGIYYIKAVTAGGCSVIAPVEVKPLTSPKANAGADTVACSGDNIQLKGSGGVSYLWTPDTYLNNANIANPVVKNPGTSGSITYHLKVKDVNGCESQTADEVKITFAAPATVFIDADSVVAFNQPLQLNAIDPANGGFIDYRWSPTHGLNNPFIKNPVAKLDRDMTYTVQATNTYHCTATARISIKVFRGPEIYVPNSFTPNGDGLNDVLKPIPVGLVEFHYLKIFNRFGQLLYTITDPSKGWDGKINGRELDYGTFIWIGEGIDYKGNTIMRKGATTIIR; via the coding sequence ATGCTGATGCAGGGAGGCATCGTTGCGGATGAATGCAATAATGTCTTTGTCGGTTCATCGAATGGGATCATTAAGGTTTTTAATTTCAACGGATCTGCCTTTGACGATAATGCGGCACCGGATATCAGCATAACAGGCAATCCTTCCGCTGCGGTATATGATCTTGCCTACGACCAGGGCAAGAATCTTTTATACGCCTGCGGCAATGGATTTGTTGCTTCATACGATCTGTCATCTTATTGCACGATTGCTGTTTATAATATTAATCTGAATTCAGACTGCTCTTCTTTATCTGTTACCGCATCCGTTGACCCTGCGCCTCCAACGGGCTCTGTAGTTACGTATGAACTGTATGATGGCGCTGTGCTGGTCAGCAGCAATACCACAGGAATTTTTACCGGTTTAACAGCTGGAAAAAATTACCGGATCATTGCTGTCATAAACCAGTCGTGCAGCGGTACCCGGGCGGTCAAAGATTTTACAACCGCCGCTCCTCCTTTGTTAAAAGTAAATAACCCGGCAGGAATTTGTGGCGTAAGCACTGTTGATCTTACAGACCCGGCAATTACTGCAGGTTCGGCACCTGGCTTAACATTTACTTATTGGTTAGATGCAGCCGCAACAATTCCTCATCCCGATCCAACAAAGACAAAAGCAGGTATTTATTATATCAAAGCTGTTACAGCAGGCGGGTGCAGCGTTATTGCCCCCGTGGAAGTAAAGCCATTAACTTCTCCCAAAGCCAATGCGGGGGCTGATACGGTTGCCTGCTCCGGAGATAATATCCAGCTTAAAGGAAGTGGTGGTGTAAGTTATTTGTGGACTCCCGATACGTATCTGAACAATGCAAATATTGCAAACCCCGTTGTTAAAAACCCGGGAACATCAGGCAGCATTACCTATCACCTGAAAGTAAAAGATGTGAATGGATGTGAATCGCAAACGGCTGATGAGGTGAAAATAACATTTGCAGCACCCGCCACTGTCTTTATTGACGCCGACAGCGTTGTTGCCTTCAATCAACCATTACAGTTGAACGCCATTGACCCTGCCAATGGCGGCTTTATTGATTACCGCTGGTCGCCGACCCATGGATTGAATAATCCCTTCATAAAAAATCCTGTGGCAAAATTAGACAGGGATATGACGTATACCGTGCAGGCAACAAACACCTATCATTGCACAGCAACTGCCCGTATCAGCATCAAGGTATTCAGGGGACCTGAAATTTATGTACCCAATTCTTTTACGCCGAACGGGGACGGGCTGAATGATGTGCTTAAGCCCATACCGGTTGGCCTGGTGGAGTTTCATTACCTGAAGATCTTTAACCGTTTCGGCCAATTGCTGTATACCATTACAGATCCTTCAAAAGGATGGGATGGGAAAATAAACGGGCGGGAGCTGGACTACGGAACCTTCATCTGGATAGGAGAAGGAATAGATTATAAGGGAAATACCATTATGCGGAAGGGGGCAACCACGATCATCCGGTAA